From Acidobacteriota bacterium:
CCTGCATCCCGCGGTTCTACGTCACCCCACTCCTCGGCGCAAGGCCGGCGAGCAGGCCGCTCACCCGCCGAGTGGCCCGCGCAGCCGGCCCGACCTACCCACGCCATTCCCGGAAGGACCATTTTCATAATCTGTGTTGTCACATAGTGGCACGGAGCCCTGCCGGCAGTTCGATAGTAACTAACGACATGGGGCAACCAGCCGACGGTGTCGAACTCGTACTCATGGCGCCAGCCGCGTCATAGCTGCAGCCGAGTCAATGCCGACACGGCCGAAGGCGGTGGATCCACATCAGTCGGCATAAGTGATACCGGTGCCTCTCGGCCGCCCGCCGCGGCTGCAGCACCAGCACGCGCCCCTCGTCGACGAGTGCCGGCGGCACCCGCGTCGTCTTGCCCGCCCCCGGCGTGGCGACCAGCACCGCCGCCCGGTACGACTGGAGCGCAACCCGCAGCGGCGCGAGCGCGGAGTCGACGGGCAGTGGAGCGAGCGTGCGCATCCTTCGTCCTTGTCCTGGTCTATGATCACCTCCTGTCCGCCAGGGGTATCCGCTGGCGCGTCGCTTTGCCTGTGAGCCAGGCGCCGCTTCGGCGAGATTGAGATCACACCCTTGGAACCTGGTTCGCTTTCGCGCGTCTGCGCGGCGGCGGGCGTAGGGAGTGCGGAGCCTGGCCTCGTGCCGTCGGGCTCCACGTGATCGAAACGGGAGCTTCGACGAATGGCCCAGTCCGCTACGCCCACCTCACCGCTTCTCTCCTACGAAGAGGCGTTCCCCGGTTCGCGCAAGGTTCTCGTCGACGGGCCGCAGGGCACGCGCGTACCGATGCGCGAGATCGCCCTGTCTGGCGGCAACGCGCCGCTGCGTGTCTACGACACCAGCGGTCCGCAGGGCGTCGACGTGCGCACCGGCCTGCCGCAGGTGCGGCGCGACTGGATCGAGCAGCGCGGCGACACGATCGAGGAGCCGCGGCACCTCCTGCTGAACGCGTGGAAGCGCGAGATGCCGCCTGCGCTGCTCGCGCGCACGCGCACGCGCCGCCGCGCGCGCGACGGCCAGGCCGTGTCGCAGCTCGCGTACGCGCGCCGCGGCGAGATCACGCCGGAGATGGCTTACATCGCCACGCGCGAGAGCCTCACGCCGGAGTTCGTGCGCGAGGAAGTCGCACGGGGCCGCGCGATCATCCCGGCCAACGTCAATCACCCGGAGCTCGAGCCGATGATCATCGGCCGCAACTTCCTGGTGAAGATCAACGCCAACATCGGCAACTCCGTGGTGTCGTCCTCGATCGAGGAAGAAGTGGACAAGCTCCGCTGGGCCACGCTGTGGGGCGCCGACACGGTGATGGACCTCTCCACGGGCAAGGACATCCACGTGACGCGCGAGTGGCTCATCCGCAACAGCGCCGTGCCGATCGGCGCCGTGCCGATCTACCAGGCGCTCGAGAAAGTGGGCGGACGGCCCGAAGAGCTGACGTGGGAGCTCTATCGCGACACGCTCATCGAGCAGGCCGAGCAGGGCGTGGACTATTTCACCGTTCACGCCGGCGTGCTGCTGCGCTACGTGCCGCTCACCGCACGTCGCGTCACCGGCCTCGTCTCGCGCGGGGGATCGATCCTCGCGAAGTGGTGCCTTGCGCACCACAAGGAAAACTTCCTCTACACGCACTTCCGCGAGATCTGCGAAATCATGCGTGCCTACGACGTGTCGTTCTCGCTCGGCGACGGTCTGCGTCCAGGATCGATCGCCGACGCGAACGACGCCGCGCAGTTCGGCGAGCTGCAGACGCAGGGTGAGCTCACGCGCATCGCCTGGGAGTACGACGTTCAGGTGATGAACGAGGGGCCCGGCCACGTCCCCATGCACCTCATCAAGGAGAACATGGAGAAGCAGCTCGAGTGGTGCAGCGAGGCGCCGTTCTACACGCTCGGCCCGCTCACCACCGACATCGCGCCGGGCTACGACCACATCACGTCGGCCATCGGCGCCGCGATGATCGGCTGGTACGGCACCGCGATGCTCTGCTACGTCACGCCGAAGGAGCACCTCGGGCTCCCCGATCGAGACGATGTGAAGGCGGGCGTGATCGCGTACAAGATCGCCGCGCACGCCGCCGACCTCGCCAAGGGTCATCCGCAGGCGCGCGTGTGGGACGACGCGCTGTCGAAGGCACGGTTCGAGTTCCGGTGGAACGACCAGTTCAACCTCGCGCTCGATCCCGTGACGGCGCGCGCGTACCACGACGAGACGCTGCCCGCCGACGGCGCCAAGGTCGCGCATTTCTGCTCGATGTGCGGACCGAAGTTCTGTTCGATGGAGATCACCCAGCAGGTGCGCGACTACGCCGCCGCCCAGGGCCTCGACACGACGACCGCGATCGAGAAGGGGCTGCAGGAAAAGGCCGCCGACTTCAAGGAAGCCGGCGAGATTTACGTGAGAGAGGGCTAGGGAGCAGCAATGCCGGAAATGCCGCGATGCCGGGAATGGACAACCGGCAGGCACAGGCATCCGTTCCGAGCACACTGACGACCACTATGTAGGGGCACCCCTTGTGGGTGCCCGATCTGAACGGGCGGCCACAAGGGCCGCCCCTACGCCCGCATCGATGTCTTCCATCTGGAGGATGGGCGGCTTACGGCTTACGGTTCAGGGCTTACGGAACGACAGCGCCAGCCATCCTCAGCACCCGTAGGGGCGACGCATGCGTCGCCCCTACACATTGGCGCCCAGGCGACCACAAGGGTCGCCCCTACACTTTGACGCTCGGATGACCACCACGTAGGGGCGGCCCTTGTGGCCGCCCGTCTGGCGGGGAACGCGCGTGCAGCCGACCGACGCATTGCGCGAGGGGTGACTGCGAACGACGTGAGCGTCACACCCGATGGATGCGAAGTGGTGGCCCCTCGGAGTGCGCTCACGATCTTCTCGAGGTCGTCCGGATCGCTTGTGACGACGACATCACGTCGCGCCATCGCTCCTACGACGACCGCTGCGTCAACGATGTCGCGTACGCCGGAGCGCGCACACGCCACGCCGACGGCACGGGCGCGCGGCTCATTGAAATCTTCGATACGGCAGCCGCGCAATAGACGCGACAACTGTGCCTGTGGTCCACCACGCCAGGCCTGTCCCAGTACGGCCGCCGGCACCACCGGTCGTTCGCCCTTCTGAAGCGACCGCAGATGCAACGCCCAGAGGTCACGCCGATTCATCAATGCCCCGGTGTCGTACGTGACGCCCATGGCTCAGGCCGTGACGTTCCACACGGTGTTGAGGACGGCATCCGCATCGGCCAGTTCGCGTTCAGTCAGCCGGCCGTGCTCAGCCTCCCATTCGGCCACCGCGGCAAGGCCATCCTCGATGCTCAACGCGTTCTCGGCAGCCCGGTTGAGCCATGCGGACAGGCTGAGGCCCTGACGCTCGGCACTCGTGGCGGCGGCCTGGGCGACGCGGTCGTCCAACGCAACGCTCAACTTCCTCACGCCCATGCGAGTCATGGTAGCACCGCGTTCGCACCGCATGCGCGTGCGCGCCAGGGGCTGAAGCCCCTGGCCTCCATCTGGAGCACGGGCGTGCGGCTTACGGTTCAGGGCTCACGGGACGATAGCGCGACCCATCCTCAGCATGCGTAGGGGCCGACGCATGCGTCGCCGCTACAGCGAGTGGTTGTCCCGCCAACCGTCTGTGAGTTGAACCGCCAGCGCGAAGGCGGGTCCGGTGCCCGGTGCCCGCTGCCCGATGCCCGGCGTTCGCTACCGCCCCGTTCCGACGACGGGGACGATCTGGATAATCGTGGGGTAGCGGCTGGGGTCCGCGCCGGGGGTGGGGACCAGGTAGCCCTTCGAGCCGCCCCATGTGTAATCCTTGATCGTCACGCCCGGTGGGAACGCCATCGTCTCTTCACGGAAGCGGCCGACCTCGAACATGTGTACCGGCGGGACGTCGTACACGAGGTCGCCCCTGTCGCGCAGTTGCGTGCGGTAATAGAGCACGAGCTCCGCGAACGACGCGGTGCTGCCGAACAGGTAGTAGCGCTGGCCCTGGCCCGCGTCGAACGAGCGCAGGAAGCGCGCGCCGGGGTACACCGGCAGGCCGAGCTGCGCGGCCGTCGGCACCGGATCGGCCGGCAGGGCCGGGTGGCTGGCTTCACCCCGCGGCGCCGCGGTCGGTGCCGTCGGGGGGGGCACCGGTCTGGCCGTCTCGCTCGAAACAGGCGGTGTCTGCGGTGTCGTAGCCGGTGTGTCGGGTCTGCCGACGGGCTGCGGCGCCACACCTCGCGGCGGCGGAGGCGGGGTTTGCGGGCGGCTCTGGCCGAGTGCCGGAGCCGCGGCGAGCAGCGTCAGGCACACCGTCAACTCGATCGCGCGCGTCATGCGTCTTATTGTACGAAGGAACGGGCACGTTCGCCCTGGAAGAGAGTACACATGACCAGTGCTGTGAAAACTGCTGCGTTGCTGGGCCTGCTCAGCGCGCTGTTTCTGTACATCGGACAACTCCTCGGCGGCGAGGGCGGACTCCTCATCGCGTTTGTCATCGCCATCGTCATGAACTTCGGGTCCTACTGGTTCTCCGACAAGATCGTCCTGGCGATGTATCGCGCCAGGGAGGTCGGGCCGGACCACCCGTTGTCCCAGCTCACCGCCGACCTCGCGCGGCGGGCGCAGCTCCCCATGCCGCGCGTCTACATCATTCCCGACGACTCCCCGAACGCGTTCGCCACGGGGCGCAATCCGCAGCACGCGGCCGTTGCGGCCACCGAGGGGATCATGCGCCTGCTGTCGCGCGATGAACTGGCGGGCGTGATGGCGCACGAGCTCGCGCACGTCAAGCATCGCGACATCCTCATCAGCTCCGTGGCGGCGACAATCGCCGCCGCGATCATGATGGTGGCGCGCATGGCGCAATTTGCGAGCTTCTTCGGCCACTCGCGATCCGACGATGGGGAAGGGAGCAACCCGATCGCGCTGCTGGTGGGCATCTTCGTGGCACCCCTCGCGGCGATGCTGATCCAGTCGGCGATCTCGCGGTCGCGCGAGTTCGGGGCCGATGCCGGCGGGGCGGAGATCGCCGGGTCGCCGATGGGCCTGGTCAACGCGCTCCGCAAGCTCGAATCGGCCAGCAAGCGCGTGCCGATGGATGCCAATCCGGCGACGGCTCACATGTTCATCATCAAGCCGTTCAGCGTGCGCGGCCTGTTCTCGTTGTTCAGCACGCACCCGCCGACCGAACAGCGGATCTCGGCGTTGATGGGCCCCCGCTGACGCGGGCGGACGTTGTGGGGCCGGGCTCGGAGAGCCGGCCCTACCCACAGCGGCGATAGGTAGGGCCGGCTCTCCGAGCCCGGCCCCTACGGTGTTGCAGATGGTTCGTATCGGTCGCGCAGCAGGGTCAGGACGGCCTTGACCTGCTTCGCGTAGGCCGGATCGGGATACTTCCGCACATACAGCCGCGCGTACCTTTCCAGCAGCTGCGGGGCCTGAGCCTCGAGGAACTGGAAGAAGTGCTCGCGGCTGGCGTCTTCGAGGTGAAGGACGTTGCCACCGAGCAGCGGCACGTCCAGATCGGCCATGGCCTGCAGCGTGGCCGCGATGCGTGACGGGTGCGTCGTGAAGCCGGGCACGAGTGGACTCATGAGGACGCCGGCCGTCACGCCCGCGTCGCGCAGGTGCCGCACGGCGCGCAGGCGCTGCATCGGCGGGGCGGTGCCGGGTTCCAGCTGCTCCCACACGGGATCGACGGTCGGCACGCTGACGTAGACGCGCGCGAGTCCGCGTTGCGACATCCGCGCGAGCACGTCGGCATCGCGCACCACCATCGGCCCCTTCGTCACGAGTCCCACGGGCGTGTTCGCCGCATCGAGGTGCGCCAGGCACGCGCGCGTGAGCCTGTAGCGGCCTTCGATCGGTTGATACGGATCGGTGGCGGTGCCGAGAGCCACGAGTTCGCACCGCCACGATGGCGCGTGCAGTTGTCGCGCGAGCACGTCGGCCACGTTGCGCTTCACGAAGATGTAGCTCGAGAACTCGTCGCCGGCACCCATCTCCAACTGGCTCTGGTACCGGCGCGCGTAGCAGTACTCGCACGCGTGCGTGCAGCCGCGGTAGGGATTGAGCGTCCAGCGGAACGCCATGCCCTTCACGCGATTGAGCGCCGACCGGCATACCACTTCCTGATAGTGCGCGTTGTCTGCACGCCGCTCGGCGGAGGGCAGGCCCTCGACACCCGCAATCCTGACGATCGCCGCGACGCCGCGGGTGGTGAGCGGTTCCTCGAACAGGGGCATCTGGCGGGGCATGTATTCGCCGTATCTTCGCCATTGTCCTCCGCGCGCGAGTGGGTGGTCAAGGATGTGCGATTCGCCGGGAGTCGGCCCCGGAAGGAGATGTACACTGTCGCGCTATGGCTAGTCACACACGAGTGGTGCGAGGGGTTGTCGCGGCGGCGATTCTCGGCTGGGCCGGCGTGGCCTTCGCGCAAGCGCCTGCCGCCAACGACGTCGTCGGCACCTGGAACATCACGATGACGTCGCCGGTCGGCACGCATCCAACCACGATGGCGATCCGCGAGGATGGAGGCCAGTTGGCGGGCACGATCGATGGACTGCCCGGCGCGACGCCGGTGGTCGTGACGACCAGTGAGAAGGGGGTCACGTTCTCGTTCTCGGTCGACTACCAGGGACAACCGGTTCCCGTCGTGATGGCGGGGAAGATCACGGGCACGGACATCAAGGGCAGCGTGGACTACGCCGATGGCGCCGGCGCGGGCGACTTCATCGGCTCGAAGGCCGGCGCCGCGTCGCTGTCCGGGGCCTGGGCCATCTCTGGCGATGGCGGCGACGGATACAGCTTCATGTTCACGCACGAGGGCGCGACCGTCGGTGGTGCGCTTCGCATGCCAGACGGCAACGAGCTGCCGCTGAAAGGCACCTTCGAGAACGGCCGTCTCTCACTCACCGTCGTGTCCGACAGCGCGAGCGGGACCATCGACGGCACCTACGACGCCGGCGCGCTCAAGGGGCGCTACGACATCGCCGGCAGCACCGGCACCTGGTCGGCCGTTCGCAAGTAACGTCGTGGCTGCGTCTCGCACCGCCGCCGCGACGTCGGGATCGTCGCCACGCTTCCTGTTCATCGATGCCCTGCGGGGCTTCGACATGTTCTGGATCACGGGCGGCGACGTGTTGGCCCGCGCCCTCGCCGTGTGGTTCGGGTGGACGTGGCTCGATCACCAGATGGAACACCTGCCCTGGGAAGGGTTCGTGTTCTACGACCTCATCTTCCCGCTCTTCATCTTCATCGTCGGCGTCGTGCTGCCGATGTCGCTGAAGCGGTACGCCGCGCAGCCATCGGCCGCGTATGGCCGCATCGTCAGGCGATTCGCGCTGCTGATGCTGCTCGGGTGGATCAACTGGGGCCTGCTCCAGTTCGACCTGCCGAACATGCGATGGTCCGGCGTGCTGCAGCGCATCGCGATCTGTTACCTGTTCACGTCGCTCGCCGTGCTGCACCTGCGCGTGAAGGGACAGGCCATCCTCGCCGTTTCGCTGCTGCTCGGATACTGGGCGCTGCTGGCATTCGTGCCTGCGCCTGGATTTCGCGCATACGACCTCTCACCGGAAGGGAACCTGGTGGGGTACGTCGATCGCCTGCTGCTGCCAGGCAAGTTCTGCTGCTACCCGCCGTATGGCGACAACGAAGGCGTGCTCTCGAACATCCCCGCGATTGCGACGTGTCTCTTCGGCGCGTTGACGGGCTGGTGGCTGGTGCAGGCGTGCTCGGCGGGCACCAAGCTGCGTGGCCTTCTCGTCGCGGGCGTGGCGAGCCTGGTCCTCGGCTACGTGTGGTGGCCGCTCTTCCCCGTCATCAAGAACCTCTGGACGAGTTCCTACGTGATGATCGCCGCCGGGTGGAGTCTCCTGCTCGTGGCGCTGTTCTACTTCGTGATCGACATGCAGGGCATGCGCCGGTGGGCGTTCCCCTTCGTGGTGATCGGCATGAACGCGATCACGATCTACGTCGCGCAGGAGTTCATCAACTTCGGCGACATCTCGAAGTTCTTCCTCGGTGGCCTGGCCAGCATCGTCGGCGGTGCGGGCCCTGTCGTCCTTGCGCTCGGTGCGATCGCCGTCCGCTGGATCTGCCTGCGCTACCTCTATCGCAACGGCACGTTCCTGCGCGTGTAACGGCCGGGCGCCGGAAGTCAGCGAATCGCGTTGCGTTGTTCGGTGAGGATGTCTTCGAGCGTGCGGGTGATGGGGATGTCCGGGTGCCAGCCCGTGATCGCGGTGAGGCGAGTGCGATCGCCGAGCAAGAGCGAGACGTCGACCGGGCGGAGCTTCGCGGGGTCGACGTCCACGTCGACCGGTACCGTCACGGCGGCGCGCAGCATGTCGAGCAGCGCGCCGATCTCGAACGCTTCGCCGCGACACACGTTGTAGACCTCGCCGCTTGCGCCCCGCTGCATCAGCAGCCGGTACGCGCGCACCGTGTCCCTGACGTCGGTGAAGTCGCGTCGCGCCGTGAGGTTGCCCACGCGCAGCGGGCCCGCTTCGAGGCCGCGTTCGATGCGCGCCAGTTGCCTGGCGAATTCGGGCGCGAAGAAACCGGGACCCTGACCGGGGCCGATGTGGTTGAAGGGCCTCACGATCACCACGTCGAGCCCCTCTCGCACCGCGGCGCGCGCCACCATCTCCTGCGCGAGTTTGCTCACGCCGTACGGCGTTGCCGGCGACACGCGCGCGTCCTCGCTCAGCGGCTCATCGGACGGCGCATACACGGCGGCCGACGTCGTCACGAGCACGCGTGCGTCAGGAGCGTGACGGCCGATGCTGCGCAGCAGCACGTGCGTCACTCGCGCGTTGAGGTCGAGTGCGACATCGGTGTGCGCCCACGCGGCACCCTGATTGGCTGCACCGGCGAGGTGGTACAGCGACGACGGACGCGCCGACGCAATCGCGGCGCCGACGACACTCGCCTCGCGCAGGTCCACTTCGCGCCACGTCACGCCGTCGAGTGCCAGTGATGCGGGCGGTGGCGGGACGCCCGGGCGATACCAGCCCTCCACGGGCCCGTCCTGGCGCAGGAGCGCCACGAGATGCTGGCCGGCGAAGCCCGCCGCACCAGTGACGACAGTGGGGCGAGTCATGAGCGCGCTAGTAGGACCGTCCCCCGAAGCTTCCGCTCGCGCCCGTGTTGCCGCCGAACGCGCCGAGGAAGTTCGAGAAGGTCCCGAGACCGGCCAGCGTGAAGCCGATGTTGAAGCGGCGATCCTGCGGCACGGGGAAGCTCGAATACTGCGCGAAGTTCATCGTCTGGTATTCGACGATGATGCCGCAGCACTGCGCGTTGTAGTAGCCGACGATGCGTCTGTCGATCATCGTCTGGCGCCCCATGTCGTAGTAGAAGGAGAACGTCCCGCCGATCCGGTTCCGCGCCGTGCGCACCGTCGTGCCGCCGTTGAGGAAGTTGTCGGGCCGCGTCGGATCGAACGAGAACTTGCGCTGGCTCCAGCCGCCGTTCACGTCGAGCCACTGGCGCAGGCCGTAACTGCCGTTCACGCGGATGCTCTGGAACTCGCCGGCGCGGTCGTCCCAGTCGAGGCGTGCCGTGACGTTGGTGCGCTGGCTGGGCGAGAAATTCGCGCTGAAGTTGATCGGCGAGAAGTTGCTCGGTTCACGCCCGAAATAGTTCAGCGGATACGAACCGAAATCGTAGAGGCTGGCTCGCGGGTCGCTGTAGTAGCTCTGTGTGATGCCGATCGTCAGGAAGTCGCGCGTGCGTGCGGCAGACTCCCCGGCGCGCCGTTTTGCCGTGAAGCGATTGACGATGCCGTAGGCGATGCGCGTCGTGCCGCCGTACGTGAAGTCGTACCCTTCCAGCTTCGGGATGCGGTCGTACCCCTCGAACGTGGTGAGCCGTTGCACGGTGAACGTGGGTTCGATCGTGTGCTTGTACTTCTCGGCGTAGCCGTTGCCCGGCGTGTCCCACACCTTCGTGAACTTCGGCCCGACGATGTCGGTGCGCAGGTCCCAGTAGCGCCGCGTGAGCGGCACGTCGGCCTGCACGTCGCGATTGTTGACGTCCTTCACGTAGCTCTCGCTGTAGCGCGTGAAGTGGTACGCGATCGAGGAGTTGAAGGTGAGGAACGGCCACTTGTTGAACGGGATCCGTACAGACGGCGTGATGTCGAAGCGCTGGAGCCCCTGGTCGTACTCGATGTTGTTGGCTTGGTCGGTGTCGACGCGCGTGATGTTCACCCACTCCGAGCCCAGGCTGTAGTAGATCGGCGTCTTGCCGATGCGGCTCTGCGCCAGCGAGTAGGAGAGCCGCGGCGTGCCGCCCATGGTCTGTGACGACGCCTCGGTGTAGAAGAGCTCCGTGGTGTCGTAGGTCGCGCTGACGCCCTGCTTGCCCCACGTGCCAGAGAGGTTGCCGCGGATGGTGCGCGTGCGCGACGACCAGTCGTACGGGTTCTGATTGAACGTCGCGCGCGTGACGATGCTGGAGAAGTAGTCGATGTTGCCGCGCGCGCGCAGCTTGAACGGCAGCGCCTGCCCGACGTTGGCGCGAATCTCGTAGTTGGTCGCGGCCGGCGTCGTGACGGATCCCGCCGTCGTCGAGTACGACGCCTCCTTCTCCTTCAGGTAGTACGTGTTGAACGATCCCTGAGAGCCGGGGCCCGCGACGTAGCGGTACTCGGCGCCGACGCCCTGGCCGCGCTTGGTGAACCAGTCGTGCGTGATGGTGGCGTCCTGGCTGCGGTTGATCGCCCAGAAGAACGCGTTGCTGATGCTCTGGCCGCGGATGACCGACGACCCGTAGGTGGGCAGCAGGAACCCCGTCGCGCGGTCGTCGCTCTGGATCGGGTAGTACATCACGGGCAGGTAGAACATCGGCACGCCCTTCACCTTGAGCACGGTGTTGGTCAGGACGGCGTACTCCTCGAGCTCGACCAGCGCGGTGCTCGAGACGAGCTCCCAGCGCGGCGTGGGCTGCACGCAGCTGGTGAACCCCCCGCGCGTGATCTTGTAGCGCTTCGGCCCGACCTTCTCCACCTTCTCGCCGTAGAACAGCGCATCGGGTTCCTGCGTGCCGAAGAAGCTCTTGTCCACCTTGTCGCCGAGGTACGTCGACCCCGTGGCGTCGTAGAACACGGCGAGCTTGGTCGTGTTGTCGAACTCCAGGCGCTCGGCCGCGATGCGCGTCTGCGCCGACGTGTAGACGACGTTGCCCGTCGCCACCACCTTGCCCGTCTCGCGGTCGTACTCGACCTCGTCGGCGAGGAACCGCTGCGCGCCGTCTTCCTGTTCCAGTTCGACCTCGCCGATCAGGCGCGTCTTCGTCCCGTCGATCTCGATGCGGAGCTGACGGGAGAGCTTGAACCCGGGCAGCTGCTGCGCCAGCGCCAGCGTGGGCAGCGCCGTTAGGACCAGCAGGAGCGTGAGGACACGAAGCGTGATGAATGCGGGCACGGGGCTGGGGGAAGGCGCCTGGCGTGGCGACCCGCAGAATATCACGCGGGATCGGGCGGCCCCGGCGCTTGGTCGAGCCATGCGAGGGCCGCGCCGACCAGGAAGAGCGAGCCTGCGACGACCACACGCGCACGTCCCGAAGCCGCGGCACGGAGCGCGTCGGCCGGCGTGGCGACCGCCTCGACGCGAAGGGCGGGGGCGAGCGTGGCGATGCGCGACGCGAGCGCGTCGGCGGGCAGGGATCTCGGCAGGTCGACAGTCGTGGCGATGACGCGCGACGCAAGAGGCAACAGTGGTGCGAGGAGGCCGTCGACATCCTTGTCGCGCATGCACGCCGTGACGAGGATGGCTGGCGTGAACGCGGCGTCCTTCAGCCACACCGCAAGGGCGCGCGCGCCGTCGGGGTTGTGCGCGCCGTCGAGCACGACCGGGGCGCCCGACGGCAGCGTGCGCCGGTCGAGCCGGCCGGGCCAGCGTGCCTGCGTGAGACCTGAGACGATCGCGTCGCGGCCGCCGCCAATGCCTGCCGCTTCGAGGGCTTCGAGCAGTCGCACGGCCACGGCCGCGTTCGCGGCCTGATGCGCGCCACGCAGTCCGAGCACGAGCGGGCCGTAGGTGCGACGCGGTGTCTCGATTGTCAGCGGGGTGTTTTCGGTTGCGGGAAAGTTGGTCGGGCTCGCAGAGCCGGCCCTGCAGGTGGGAGCGCCAGCCCTACCAGGCGGAGAGCCGCCAGTCGCGATGCGCACATCGTCTGCGGTGCGGATCAGTGTGGCGTGGCGTTGCGTACAGGTCTGTTCGATGACGCGCGCCGGCTCGTCGTCGGTCACGCCGCTGACGACAGTTGCGCCCATCGCAATCACGCCGGCCTTCTCGGCGGCGATGTGGGCCAGCGAGTCGCCGAGGTACGCCATGTGGTCGAAGCCGATGGACGTGATCGCCGCAAACGGCGCATCGACGACGTTGGTGGCGTCGAGACGTCCGCCCAGCCCGACCTCGAGCACCGCCACGTCGACCGCTGCGGTGCGAAACAGCACGAACGCCGTCGCCGTTGTCAGTTCGAAATAGGTCCCCGGTCCGGGAAGCGCGTTGCTCGCGAGGAGCGCGTCCTCCGCATCGAACACCTCCTGCAGCGCCGCGTCGAGGGCCTCGTCGGTCACGGGTGTGCCGTCGATGGCGAAGCGCTCGCGCAGATGGACGAGATGGGGCGACGTGTACCGGCCCACGCGCAGCCCGGCAGCGTGCAGGGCGTGCGACACCATGGCCGTCACCGATCCCTTGCCGTTGGTGCCGGCGATGATGACCGGCGTGCCTGTGCGTTCGGGATGTCCGAGGGCGTCGACGAGCGTGCGGATCGTGACGAGCCCGAGCTTGACGCCGACGAACTCGCGCGTGGCGAGACGGCCCT
This genomic window contains:
- the thiC gene encoding phosphomethylpyrimidine synthase ThiC, with the protein product MAQSATPTSPLLSYEEAFPGSRKVLVDGPQGTRVPMREIALSGGNAPLRVYDTSGPQGVDVRTGLPQVRRDWIEQRGDTIEEPRHLLLNAWKREMPPALLARTRTRRRARDGQAVSQLAYARRGEITPEMAYIATRESLTPEFVREEVARGRAIIPANVNHPELEPMIIGRNFLVKINANIGNSVVSSSIEEEVDKLRWATLWGADTVMDLSTGKDIHVTREWLIRNSAVPIGAVPIYQALEKVGGRPEELTWELYRDTLIEQAEQGVDYFTVHAGVLLRYVPLTARRVTGLVSRGGSILAKWCLAHHKENFLYTHFREICEIMRAYDVSFSLGDGLRPGSIADANDAAQFGELQTQGELTRIAWEYDVQVMNEGPGHVPMHLIKENMEKQLEWCSEAPFYTLGPLTTDIAPGYDHITSAIGAAMIGWYGTAMLCYVTPKEHLGLPDRDDVKAGVIAYKIAAHAADLAKGHPQARVWDDALSKARFEFRWNDQFNLALDPVTARAYHDETLPADGAKVAHFCSMCGPKFCSMEITQQVRDYAAAQGLDTTTAIEKGLQEKAADFKEAGEIYVREG
- the htpX gene encoding zinc metalloprotease HtpX translates to MTSAVKTAALLGLLSALFLYIGQLLGGEGGLLIAFVIAIVMNFGSYWFSDKIVLAMYRAREVGPDHPLSQLTADLARRAQLPMPRVYIIPDDSPNAFATGRNPQHAAVAATEGIMRLLSRDELAGVMAHELAHVKHRDILISSVAATIAAAIMMVARMAQFASFFGHSRSDDGEGSNPIALLVGIFVAPLAAMLIQSAISRSREFGADAGGAEIAGSPMGLVNALRKLESASKRVPMDANPATAHMFIIKPFSVRGLFSLFSTHPPTEQRISALMGPR
- a CDS encoding radical SAM protein is translated as MPRQMPLFEEPLTTRGVAAIVRIAGVEGLPSAERRADNAHYQEVVCRSALNRVKGMAFRWTLNPYRGCTHACEYCYARRYQSQLEMGAGDEFSSYIFVKRNVADVLARQLHAPSWRCELVALGTATDPYQPIEGRYRLTRACLAHLDAANTPVGLVTKGPMVVRDADVLARMSQRGLARVYVSVPTVDPVWEQLEPGTAPPMQRLRAVRHLRDAGVTAGVLMSPLVPGFTTHPSRIAATLQAMADLDVPLLGGNVLHLEDASREHFFQFLEAQAPQLLERYARLYVRKYPDPAYAKQVKAVLTLLRDRYEPSATP
- a CDS encoding GDP-mannose 4,6-dehydratase — translated: MTRPTVVTGAAGFAGQHLVALLRQDGPVEGWYRPGVPPPPASLALDGVTWREVDLREASVVGAAIASARPSSLYHLAGAANQGAAWAHTDVALDLNARVTHVLLRSIGRHAPDARVLVTTSAAVYAPSDEPLSEDARVSPATPYGVSKLAQEMVARAAVREGLDVVIVRPFNHIGPGQGPGFFAPEFARQLARIERGLEAGPLRVGNLTARRDFTDVRDTVRAYRLLMQRGASGEVYNVCRGEAFEIGALLDMLRAAVTVPVDVDVDPAKLRPVDVSLLLGDRTRLTAITGWHPDIPITRTLEDILTEQRNAIR
- a CDS encoding LPS-assembly protein LptD codes for the protein MPAFITLRVLTLLLVLTALPTLALAQQLPGFKLSRQLRIEIDGTKTRLIGEVELEQEDGAQRFLADEVEYDRETGKVVATGNVVYTSAQTRIAAERLEFDNTTKLAVFYDATGSTYLGDKVDKSFFGTQEPDALFYGEKVEKVGPKRYKITRGGFTSCVQPTPRWELVSSTALVELEEYAVLTNTVLKVKGVPMFYLPVMYYPIQSDDRATGFLLPTYGSSVIRGQSISNAFFWAINRSQDATITHDWFTKRGQGVGAEYRYVAGPGSQGSFNTYYLKEKEASYSTTAGSVTTPAATNYEIRANVGQALPFKLRARGNIDYFSSIVTRATFNQNPYDWSSRTRTIRGNLSGTWGKQGVSATYDTTELFYTEASSQTMGGTPRLSYSLAQSRIGKTPIYYSLGSEWVNITRVDTDQANNIEYDQGLQRFDITPSVRIPFNKWPFLTFNSSIAYHFTRYSESYVKDVNNRDVQADVPLTRRYWDLRTDIVGPKFTKVWDTPGNGYAEKYKHTIEPTFTVQRLTTFEGYDRIPKLEGYDFTYGGTTRIAYGIVNRFTAKRRAGESAARTRDFLTIGITQSYYSDPRASLYDFGSYPLNYFGREPSNFSPINFSANFSPSQRTNVTARLDWDDRAGEFQSIRVNGSYGLRQWLDVNGGWSQRKFSFDPTRPDNFLNGGTTVRTARNRIGGTFSFYYDMGRQTMIDRRIVGYYNAQCCGIIVEYQTMNFAQYSSFPVPQDRRFNIGFTLAGLGTFSNFLGAFGGNTGASGSFGGRSY
- a CDS encoding bifunctional folylpolyglutamate synthase/dihydrofolate synthase translates to MTPQGRLATREFVGVKLGLVTIRTLVDALGHPERTGTPVIIAGTNGKGSVTAMVSHALHAAGLRVGRYTSPHLVHLRERFAIDGTPVTDEALDAALQEVFDAEDALLASNALPGPGTYFELTTATAFVLFRTAAVDVAVLEVGLGGRLDATNVVDAPFAAITSIGFDHMAYLGDSLAHIAAEKAGVIAMGATVVSGVTDDEPARVIEQTCTQRHATLIRTADDVRIATGGSPPGRAGAPTCRAGSASPTNFPATENTPLTIETPRRTYGPLVLGLRGAHQAANAAVAVRLLEALEAAGIGGGRDAIVSGLTQARWPGRLDRRTLPSGAPVVLDGAHNPDGARALAVWLKDAAFTPAILVTACMRDKDVDGLLAPLLPLASRVIATTVDLPRSLPADALASRIATLAPALRVEAVATPADALRAAASGRARVVVAGSLFLVGAALAWLDQAPGPPDPA